One window of the Cyanobium sp. AMD-g genome contains the following:
- a CDS encoding response regulator transcription factor codes for MDLTPFLESLEGNTFDEVLLSVAPGGRVAIAMKGRFLLRALCESISDRSLIGCAITHEQGCLDYLQRDPYDLLLCTDHLESGNGFELIRRAKALYPGLKVVMLALGDVIPTEYEHAPWLEAVVAEADIVDDQRPLQAAVIAVMGHHSYRSPSLRSGKLPYLSCPRLTPREYEVLDLLASGLSDREIARKLVVSDATARTYTKRLLQTLGVNNRLQAVLKGVRCGMVQLG; via the coding sequence ATGGATCTCACGCCGTTCCTGGAAAGCCTGGAGGGCAACACATTCGACGAGGTGCTGCTTTCGGTGGCGCCGGGTGGAAGGGTGGCGATCGCGATGAAGGGCCGCTTCCTGCTGCGGGCCCTCTGTGAAAGCATCAGCGACCGCAGCCTGATCGGCTGCGCCATCACCCACGAGCAGGGCTGCCTCGACTATCTGCAGCGGGATCCCTACGACCTGCTGCTGTGCACCGATCACCTGGAGAGCGGCAACGGCTTCGAGCTCATCCGCCGGGCCAAGGCGCTGTACCCCGGTCTGAAGGTGGTGATGCTCGCCCTCGGGGACGTGATCCCCACCGAATACGAACACGCCCCCTGGCTGGAGGCCGTGGTGGCCGAGGCCGACATCGTCGACGACCAGCGGCCCCTGCAGGCCGCCGTGATCGCCGTGATGGGGCATCACTCCTACCGCAGCCCCTCGCTGCGCTCCGGCAAGCTTCCCTACCTCAGCTGTCCGCGGCTGACGCCACGGGAGTACGAGGTGCTCGACCTGCTCGCCAGCGGCCTCAGCGACCGGGAGATTGCCCGCAAGCTGGTGGTGAGCGACGCCACGGCCCGCACCTACACCAAGCGCCTGCTCCAGACCCTGGGCGTCAACAACCGCCTGCAGGCGGTGCTGAAGGGCGTCCGCTGCGGGATGGTGCAGCTGGGCTGA
- a CDS encoding iron uptake porin encodes MPRPARPFLLLAALVPGTATAGELHLDTVDRYARSAAGQSQEQVTSINQFSDVKPTDWAFQALSNLIERYGCVAGYPNGTYKGGQAMTRYEAAALLNACLDRITEVTDELKRLMAEFEKELAVLRGRVDGLEAKVGELEATRFSTTTKLSGQATFVIGANGFSGSDTANVDAARAAVGATTFSYDIQLSFDTSFTGQDLLRTILRAGNFADSAFGGAGPTGGLSTLEAAFQEDCGIGVDCGDVVAIDKIFYQFPIGSQFIATFGGRVGQEDMLALWPSAYPADTILNLFTLNGAPAAYNKNIGPGAGLWWQQGGFSISANVVAANGDVGDPNSGGIGTVASAGTGTVQIGYAKEQWGLAAIYSRIQSGVGVPGTTPFTGLTFEANPNSRTDAFGVSGYWQAANSGWIPSISAGWGLNGTSYNTAQAPGALRTSQSWMVGLQWDDAFVKGNAFGMAVGQPIFATALADGQTPQDGNVAWEWWYKWQVTDTISVTPALFYLSRPLGQDTTPGNTIRQLGGLVKTTFRF; translated from the coding sequence GTGCCCCGCCCAGCGCGACCCTTCCTGCTTCTCGCCGCGCTGGTTCCCGGGACCGCCACGGCCGGGGAGCTCCATCTCGACACCGTCGACCGCTATGCCCGCTCCGCGGCGGGCCAGAGCCAGGAGCAGGTCACCAGCATCAACCAGTTCTCCGACGTCAAGCCGACCGACTGGGCCTTCCAGGCCCTCTCGAACCTGATCGAGCGCTACGGCTGCGTCGCCGGCTACCCGAACGGCACCTACAAGGGCGGCCAGGCCATGACCCGCTATGAAGCGGCGGCCCTGCTGAACGCCTGCCTCGACCGGATCACCGAAGTGACCGACGAGCTGAAGCGTCTGATGGCCGAGTTCGAAAAGGAACTCGCCGTGCTGCGCGGCCGGGTGGATGGCCTGGAGGCCAAGGTGGGTGAGCTGGAAGCCACCCGGTTCTCCACCACCACCAAGCTGAGCGGCCAGGCCACCTTCGTGATCGGTGCCAATGGGTTTTCGGGCAGCGACACCGCCAACGTCGATGCCGCCCGGGCCGCCGTGGGGGCCACCACCTTCAGCTACGACATCCAGCTGAGCTTCGACACCAGCTTCACGGGTCAGGACCTGCTGCGCACGATTCTGCGAGCCGGCAACTTCGCCGATTCCGCCTTCGGCGGCGCCGGTCCCACCGGTGGGCTCTCCACCCTGGAGGCGGCGTTCCAGGAGGATTGCGGCATCGGCGTCGACTGCGGCGATGTGGTGGCGATCGACAAGATCTTCTACCAGTTCCCGATCGGCAGCCAATTCATCGCCACCTTCGGCGGTCGTGTCGGCCAGGAGGACATGCTCGCCCTCTGGCCGAGTGCCTACCCCGCCGACACCATCCTCAACCTGTTCACCCTCAACGGCGCCCCGGCGGCCTACAACAAGAACATCGGCCCGGGGGCCGGTCTGTGGTGGCAGCAGGGCGGCTTCAGCATCAGCGCCAACGTCGTGGCCGCCAACGGCGATGTGGGCGATCCCAACAGCGGCGGCATCGGCACCGTGGCCTCGGCCGGCACCGGCACCGTGCAGATCGGCTACGCCAAGGAGCAGTGGGGCCTGGCGGCGATCTACTCCCGCATCCAGTCGGGCGTGGGGGTGCCGGGCACCACCCCCTTCACGGGGCTCACCTTCGAGGCCAACCCCAACAGCCGCACCGATGCCTTCGGCGTCAGCGGCTACTGGCAAGCGGCCAACTCCGGCTGGATTCCCTCGATCAGCGCCGGCTGGGGCCTCAACGGCACCAGCTACAACACCGCCCAGGCGCCTGGGGCCCTGCGCACCAGCCAGTCCTGGATGGTGGGCCTGCAGTGGGACGACGCCTTCGTCAAGGGCAACGCCTTCGGCATGGCGGTGGGTCAGCCCATCTTCGCCACGGCCCTGGCCGATGGCCAGACGCCCCAGGACGGCAACGTCGCCTGGGAGTGGTGGTACAAGTGGCAGGTCACCGACACCATCAGCGTGACGCCGGCCCTCTTCTACCTGAGCCGGCCCCTGGGGCAGGACACCACCCCCGGCAACACCATCCGGCAGCTGGGCGGACTGGTGAAGACCACGTTCCGCTTCTGA